Genomic segment of Nostoc sp. TCL240-02:
TGGGAATTTGCCCAAAGTCAGGCTTAAAAATTCACTGAAGCGATATTCTCTGCCCACCAAGTCTGTGAAGCCCCGTTCGGCTTCTATTGCCAAGGCTTTGTGCAATCGTATCCAATCTGGTTTTTCATTAGTCATTGGTCATTAGTCATTAGTCATTAGTCATTGGTCATTGGTCATTTGACTCTGGACAAATGACTAATCTTCAAACCAACTAGCACGCCATGCAGCTTCAGCTTCAGCGATCGCTTTTTCACGATATTTCTTTTGATACTCTCGTCCCAGCTTGTTTAGCTGAACTAAAATACTACGAATTTGTCTGCGTTCAGAGGAGAGTGCCACATCAGCAAATTCAATTTCTCCTAGCCGCAGGTTAATAGCCATGATTTGGGTCAGTCCAGAATCTTCTGACTGCTGCTCATTTTCAATTTCAATTACTAAGTTTAATAAGTTTGGTGGCCCTGGCATAGCCTCAGCAGATGCTTCTGATGCAGCCGCAGCCGCTGCTGCTAAAATCGGTTCTGGTAATTTTTTAGGTAATACTCCAGATTTTTGTATTAAAACATTAGCATCATGCGATAGTTTTTTCAGTATATCTTGCGTTACTTCTTCTAAGTTCTGTTGCCATTTTACTAGTTCTATAGGATTAGAGGTGTCGGCGGTGAGAGACTGAGAATTCGAGGTGTCCAGAAGTTCAGAAGATGTTATTTCCTTATTCTCCTCATCTTTATCTTCTTCATCTCCTTTATCTAACCCAACTTCCTGACTTTTAATAGAAGTAAGCAATTGTTGCGCTGCCACTTGCCCCAACTTGCGGATGGCTTGTTGCAATTGCTGGCGCTGATTCAATGACAAATGCAGAAAGTTTTCGGGATACCCCTGTGTACAAAGGTGATAACTCGCTAGAATCAACTGTTTTCGTACAGCTAGCCCCAAGGTGTTTAGATAACTAGCATAAGCGGTTTGTAGCTCTACTGCGATCACCCGAATCGCTTCTTGTAATGCTGCAATATCCCGTTCAATTCGCTCGATTGCTCTTGCCATATCTTTTCATTCTTGTCCATGTGAACTATTAAATAGTACAAATGTACGAATTTATTTTATAATAACTTCCCAAAGGTTTTTAGATTTTAAATTAAATGCGATATTTCACCTATCTACTCAAAAAAACACAGGTCAGGCTATTTGCTTGACCTGCTTAGTAAAGAGTCATTTGTCCTTTATCCTTGGTAGAGACTAATGACAAATGACTGATGACTAATGATATTACATGCTGCCAATTTGTGCAGCGACTTCATCAGCAAAGCTAATTTCTTGCTTCTCAATGCCTTCGCCCAATATATAGCGGACAAAGCGAGTCACTTGAATCTCTGTGCCTAATTGGGTCTTCGCTTGCTTCAAAAGGTCTTCTACGGAAATACTTTGATCGCGGATGTAAGGCTGATCGAGCAAAGTCAGTTCTTTTAAGCGTTTTTCAATCCGTCCCTGAACAATCTTTTCTTTGATGTTATCTGGCTTGTTCGCCAAATCATCCTTACCCATTTCAATGTCTTTTTCCTTTTGGGCAACTTCGGTAGGAATTTGGTCTACGCTTACGTACTCGACATTTGGACAAGCTGCAACTTGCATTGCAGTGTTCCGTGCCAAGTTTTGAAACTCTGAGTTAGTAGCCACTGATTCAGTTTGAGAACCCAGTTCTACTAATACACCAACTCGACCGCCAGTGTGAATGTAGCTTTCTACTACACCTTGCGTGCCTTCCGCTAGTGCAAAATTGATAAAGCGACGCACTTGGATATTTTCACCGAGCGTAGCAATCGTTTGCTTGATGAATTCTTCTACAGTCCCGCTTGGATTCTCAGCATATTGTTGAGCTAACAAAGACTCAACACTATCAGCAGTCGCTGCTTGCTTTGCTAGGTTCTTAACTAAAGCTTTAAAAGCATCGTTACGAGCCACAAAGTCGGTTTGGCAGTTGACTTCGATGAGTACACCTACTCGACCACCTGGTTGAATGTAAGTGTCTACTAGACCTTCTGCCGCAATGCGATCGCTTTTTGCTCCCGCCTTAGAGATGCCCTTTTTCCGTAGCCAGTCTGCGGCTTCTTCTACGTTGCCTTCAGTCTCTATCAGCGCCTTTTTGCAGTCCATCATGCCGGCACCAGTTTTTTGGCGTAGCTCTTGGACGAGTTTTGCAGATATTTCCGCCATTTTGCCTCAATTCCTAACTTGA
This window contains:
- the tsf gene encoding translation elongation factor Ts, giving the protein MAEISAKLVQELRQKTGAGMMDCKKALIETEGNVEEAADWLRKKGISKAGAKSDRIAAEGLVDTYIQPGGRVGVLIEVNCQTDFVARNDAFKALVKNLAKQAATADSVESLLAQQYAENPSGTVEEFIKQTIATLGENIQVRRFINFALAEGTQGVVESYIHTGGRVGVLVELGSQTESVATNSEFQNLARNTAMQVAACPNVEYVSVDQIPTEVAQKEKDIEMGKDDLANKPDNIKEKIVQGRIEKRLKELTLLDQPYIRDQSISVEDLLKQAKTQLGTEIQVTRFVRYILGEGIEKQEISFADEVAAQIGSM